In Drosophila santomea strain STO CAGO 1482 chromosome 3L, Prin_Dsan_1.1, whole genome shotgun sequence, a single window of DNA contains:
- the LOC120450535 gene encoding pyroglutamyl-peptidase 1 produces MASSDRKLIVVSGFGPFRGHEEVNASWEAVQLLPDTLTHDGIEFDLEKRLVSVEYEAVDEAVTETWKRQPYLVIHVGVSGVAKCVYIEKLAYNHKFRRADNYDKRLANGSCELPNNGHANVLKTELDVDKIVAAVNENCADCVAPTQQTHNDNLQTLSATKASKNVGDFLCGYIYLKSLDMDRKRSLFVHVPPIDKPFSSVKTSEILFSIVEQCIQQVVAFDS; encoded by the exons ATGGCGTCGTCGGATCGCAAGCTCATTGTGGTGTCCGGATTTGGGCCATTCCGTGGTCATGAAGAGGTCAACGCCAGCTGGGAAGCTGTCCAACTCTTGCCGGATACCCTAACCCACGATGGCATCGAATTCGATCTGGAAAAGCGATTGGTCTCGGTGGAATATGAGGCTGTGGACGAGGCGGTGACAGAGACTTGGAAGCGCCAGCCATAT ctgGTCATCCATGTCGGTGTGTCGGGCGTTGCCAAATGTGTCTACATCGAGAAGCTAGCGTACAATCACAAGTTCCGAAGAGCTGATAATTATGATAAAAGGCTGGCCAACGGCAGCTGCGAACTCCCCAACAATGGACACGCAAATGTCTTGAAAACAGAATTAGATGTAGATAAGATTGTGGCGGCTGTAAATGAGAATTGCGCCGATTGTGTGGCACCCACGCAGCAGACTCATAATGATAATCTCCAAACCCTGAGCGCCACAAAAGCGTCCAAAAATGTGGGTGACTTTCTCTGCGGCTATATCTATCTGAAGTCGCTGGATATGGACAGGAAACGGAGCCTGTTCGTCCATGTACCACCTATAGATAAGCCATTTAGTAGTGTAAAGACTTCGGAGATACTTTTTAGCATAGTCGAACAATGCATTCAACAGGTTGTTGCTTTTGACTCCTGA